One Megalopta genalis isolate 19385.01 chromosome 11, iyMegGena1_principal, whole genome shotgun sequence genomic region harbors:
- the LOC117226245 gene encoding synaptic vesicle glycoprotein 2B isoform X1 — MRFSLMFIWIIDGREKLTRGWWYILPTDRGSGTDSERKCRDRQQRWFVAVMPSSEEESQWLVGSGGGPASTGGGTASGTGERTVTIRGGLYTEEMTTQPTNTSTAGVNAASADSAEHDLIDSTADATLLAQFHEDAIKQAGIGYFQILATLCTGLSLAADTVEFFVVPYILPSAEVELCIEDNEKGWLSNITLMGLALGGLFWGGLGDRIGRRRSLLSAMSVHALFSGVATFMPTYGTFMMARFCSAIGVGGSLPLAFTYLAECCPRLSRGGWVGFLVAAGALGGVYAALLALAIVPTTGEMVVLENKEHFSAWHRFLLFCWLPALCSTVGLIFIPESPRYLVEAGRDVEAMMVYQKIYKKNNARKGATGAQYQLSELELPTKRPRGLAPPSPTNHTTVMADIIYSIEMFWNSFLELFVSPHLRVSIVLIIIWSTVSFGLYGLMVWCPEYLKLIRATEYKAHTERYNGKEYKNETFTGSLENRQYRNSTFFNCKFTKIVFSHVDFDNCTFQAVEFSSIKSSKTHFTDSEITFSKFVDTDLSEQVFTNCNLKNNTELSLSGPCPTLDLDYNIYIEEALHGHLVAQLAFVPAAALAGLALIILQRPKMIRISLFFSSVAALCLILVGTNSSAVLGFEGGFVAVFAIAWTSLTLVTVESFPTHLRCTGFGLIAAVIRISGLIGTTTYKTLVGAPLIAPALLTALPLLIASLTTFKLPHTHTVFL, encoded by the exons ATGCGTTTTTCGTTGATGTTCATTTGGATAATTGACGGGCGTGAAAAGTTGACACGTGGGTGGTGGTATATTCTTCCGACGGATAGGGGTAGCGGAACCGACTCCGAGCGAAAATGTCGCGACAGACAACAAAG ATGGTTTGTGGCAGTAATGCCCTCGTCGGAGGAGGAAAGTCAGTGGCTCGTTGGCAGCGGGGGTGGTCCCGCATCTACCGGCGGTGGCACGGCATCCGGAACTGGAGAACGCACTGTCACAATTAGAGGAGGATTATACACCGAGGAAATGACGACACAACCGACAAACACGAGCACCGCAGGTGTGAACGCGGCTTCCGCCGATTCCGCCGAACACGATCTCATTGACTCCACCGCTGACGCGACGCTTTTGGCACAATTTCACGAAGACGCTATCAAACAG GCTGGTATTGGTTACTTTCAAATATTGGCTACTCTGTGCACTGGCTTGAGCCTTGCAGCAGACACTGTTGAATTTTTTGTTGTACCATATATTTTACCAAGTGCAGAAGTTGAATTATGCATCGAGGACAATGAGAAAGGATGGCTTA GCAATATTACGCTGATGGGTCTAGCGTTAGGTGGATTATTCTGGGGTGGTCTAGGGGATAGAATTGGAAGACGTAGATCATTGTTATCCGCAATGTCTGTACATGCTTTATTTAGTGGTGTTGCTACTTTTATGCCAACTTATGGCACATTTATGATGGCTAGATTTTGTTCTGCAATAGG AGTAGGAGGATCTTTACCACTGGCATTCACATATCTTGCTGAATGCTGTCCAAGACTAAGCAGAGGTGGTTGGGTAGGTTTTCTTGTGGCAGCAGGAGCACTAGGAGGTGTTTATGCTGCTCTGTTAGCATTGGCAATAGTTCCCACAACTGGTGAAATGGTGGTTCTTGAAAATAAAGAGCACTTCAGTGCTTGGCATCGTTttcttctattttgttggttacCTGCATTATGCTCTACTgttggacttatttttataccaGAAAGTCCAAGGTATTTGGTAGAGGCAGGCAGAGATGTGGAGGCTATGATGGTTTATCAG AAAATATATAAGAAAAACAATGCACGAAAGGGAGCAACAGGTGCACAATATCAGCTGTCTGAATTGGAGCTTCCAACTAAAAGGCCTCGTGGTTTGGCACCTCCTTCTCCTACTAACCACACTACTGTAATGGCTGATATAATTTATTCTATTGAAATG TTTTGGAATTCTTTTCTGGAATTATTTGTATCGCCGCATTTACGCGTGTCGATAGTGCTTATAATTATTTGGTCAACTGTGTCATTTGG TCTGTATGGTCTTATGGTATGGTGCCCTGAATACCTCAAACTTATACGTGCAACGGAATATAAAGCTCATACAGAACGGTATAACggaaaagaatataaaaacgagacatTCACTGGTTCCTTAGAGAATCGTCAATACAGAAATTCGACCTTTTTTAATTGCAA ATTTACTAAGATAGTATTCAGCCATGTAGATTTTGACAATTGTACTTTCCAGGCTGTAGAATTTAGTAGTATAAAGTCCAGTAAAACTCACTTTACGGACAGcgaaattacattttcaaa attTGTGGATACTGATTTATCTGAGCAAGTTTTTACGAACTGTAACTTGAAGAACAATACAGAATTAAGTTTAAGTGGACCCTGCCCGACTCTCGATTTggattacaatatttatatagagGAAGCACTCCATGGTCATCTCGTTGCTCAACTGGCCTTTGTGCCTGCAGCTGCTCTGGCAGGACTAGCACTTATTATACTTCAGCGGCCAAAAATGATTCGCATCTCACTATTCTTTTCTTCGGTAGCTGCCCTATGTCTAATTCTAGTGGGTACGAACAGTTCGGCTGTTCTTGGCTTCGAAGGTGGTTTCGTGGCCGTTTTCGCTATCGCTTGGACGTCACTTACGTTGGTCACAGTCGAGAGCTTCCCTACACATTTGAG GTGTACTGGTTTCGGTTTGATAGCGGCTGTTATAAGAATATCAGGTTTGATAGGAACCACAACTTACAAAACTTTAGTCGGCGCACCCTTAATTGCGCCTGCACTGTTGACTGCATTGCCCTTGTTAATAGCTAGTCTCACAACGTTCAAATTGCCTCACACTCATACAGTTTTCTTATAA
- the LOC117226245 gene encoding synaptic vesicle glycoprotein 2B isoform X2: MCCDPVHWIWFVAVMPSSEEESQWLVGSGGGPASTGGGTASGTGERTVTIRGGLYTEEMTTQPTNTSTAGVNAASADSAEHDLIDSTADATLLAQFHEDAIKQAGIGYFQILATLCTGLSLAADTVEFFVVPYILPSAEVELCIEDNEKGWLSNITLMGLALGGLFWGGLGDRIGRRRSLLSAMSVHALFSGVATFMPTYGTFMMARFCSAIGVGGSLPLAFTYLAECCPRLSRGGWVGFLVAAGALGGVYAALLALAIVPTTGEMVVLENKEHFSAWHRFLLFCWLPALCSTVGLIFIPESPRYLVEAGRDVEAMMVYQKIYKKNNARKGATGAQYQLSELELPTKRPRGLAPPSPTNHTTVMADIIYSIEMFWNSFLELFVSPHLRVSIVLIIIWSTVSFGLYGLMVWCPEYLKLIRATEYKAHTERYNGKEYKNETFTGSLENRQYRNSTFFNCKFTKIVFSHVDFDNCTFQAVEFSSIKSSKTHFTDSEITFSKFVDTDLSEQVFTNCNLKNNTELSLSGPCPTLDLDYNIYIEEALHGHLVAQLAFVPAAALAGLALIILQRPKMIRISLFFSSVAALCLILVGTNSSAVLGFEGGFVAVFAIAWTSLTLVTVESFPTHLRCTGFGLIAAVIRISGLIGTTTYKTLVGAPLIAPALLTALPLLIASLTTFKLPHTHTVFL, encoded by the exons ATGTGTTGCGATCCTGTGCATTGGAT ATGGTTTGTGGCAGTAATGCCCTCGTCGGAGGAGGAAAGTCAGTGGCTCGTTGGCAGCGGGGGTGGTCCCGCATCTACCGGCGGTGGCACGGCATCCGGAACTGGAGAACGCACTGTCACAATTAGAGGAGGATTATACACCGAGGAAATGACGACACAACCGACAAACACGAGCACCGCAGGTGTGAACGCGGCTTCCGCCGATTCCGCCGAACACGATCTCATTGACTCCACCGCTGACGCGACGCTTTTGGCACAATTTCACGAAGACGCTATCAAACAG GCTGGTATTGGTTACTTTCAAATATTGGCTACTCTGTGCACTGGCTTGAGCCTTGCAGCAGACACTGTTGAATTTTTTGTTGTACCATATATTTTACCAAGTGCAGAAGTTGAATTATGCATCGAGGACAATGAGAAAGGATGGCTTA GCAATATTACGCTGATGGGTCTAGCGTTAGGTGGATTATTCTGGGGTGGTCTAGGGGATAGAATTGGAAGACGTAGATCATTGTTATCCGCAATGTCTGTACATGCTTTATTTAGTGGTGTTGCTACTTTTATGCCAACTTATGGCACATTTATGATGGCTAGATTTTGTTCTGCAATAGG AGTAGGAGGATCTTTACCACTGGCATTCACATATCTTGCTGAATGCTGTCCAAGACTAAGCAGAGGTGGTTGGGTAGGTTTTCTTGTGGCAGCAGGAGCACTAGGAGGTGTTTATGCTGCTCTGTTAGCATTGGCAATAGTTCCCACAACTGGTGAAATGGTGGTTCTTGAAAATAAAGAGCACTTCAGTGCTTGGCATCGTTttcttctattttgttggttacCTGCATTATGCTCTACTgttggacttatttttataccaGAAAGTCCAAGGTATTTGGTAGAGGCAGGCAGAGATGTGGAGGCTATGATGGTTTATCAG AAAATATATAAGAAAAACAATGCACGAAAGGGAGCAACAGGTGCACAATATCAGCTGTCTGAATTGGAGCTTCCAACTAAAAGGCCTCGTGGTTTGGCACCTCCTTCTCCTACTAACCACACTACTGTAATGGCTGATATAATTTATTCTATTGAAATG TTTTGGAATTCTTTTCTGGAATTATTTGTATCGCCGCATTTACGCGTGTCGATAGTGCTTATAATTATTTGGTCAACTGTGTCATTTGG TCTGTATGGTCTTATGGTATGGTGCCCTGAATACCTCAAACTTATACGTGCAACGGAATATAAAGCTCATACAGAACGGTATAACggaaaagaatataaaaacgagacatTCACTGGTTCCTTAGAGAATCGTCAATACAGAAATTCGACCTTTTTTAATTGCAA ATTTACTAAGATAGTATTCAGCCATGTAGATTTTGACAATTGTACTTTCCAGGCTGTAGAATTTAGTAGTATAAAGTCCAGTAAAACTCACTTTACGGACAGcgaaattacattttcaaa attTGTGGATACTGATTTATCTGAGCAAGTTTTTACGAACTGTAACTTGAAGAACAATACAGAATTAAGTTTAAGTGGACCCTGCCCGACTCTCGATTTggattacaatatttatatagagGAAGCACTCCATGGTCATCTCGTTGCTCAACTGGCCTTTGTGCCTGCAGCTGCTCTGGCAGGACTAGCACTTATTATACTTCAGCGGCCAAAAATGATTCGCATCTCACTATTCTTTTCTTCGGTAGCTGCCCTATGTCTAATTCTAGTGGGTACGAACAGTTCGGCTGTTCTTGGCTTCGAAGGTGGTTTCGTGGCCGTTTTCGCTATCGCTTGGACGTCACTTACGTTGGTCACAGTCGAGAGCTTCCCTACACATTTGAG GTGTACTGGTTTCGGTTTGATAGCGGCTGTTATAAGAATATCAGGTTTGATAGGAACCACAACTTACAAAACTTTAGTCGGCGCACCCTTAATTGCGCCTGCACTGTTGACTGCATTGCCCTTGTTAATAGCTAGTCTCACAACGTTCAAATTGCCTCACACTCATACAGTTTTCTTATAA
- the LOC117226245 gene encoding synaptic vesicle glycoprotein 2B isoform X3, with protein MPSSEEESQWLVGSGGGPASTGGGTASGTGERTVTIRGGLYTEEMTTQPTNTSTAGVNAASADSAEHDLIDSTADATLLAQFHEDAIKQAGIGYFQILATLCTGLSLAADTVEFFVVPYILPSAEVELCIEDNEKGWLSNITLMGLALGGLFWGGLGDRIGRRRSLLSAMSVHALFSGVATFMPTYGTFMMARFCSAIGVGGSLPLAFTYLAECCPRLSRGGWVGFLVAAGALGGVYAALLALAIVPTTGEMVVLENKEHFSAWHRFLLFCWLPALCSTVGLIFIPESPRYLVEAGRDVEAMMVYQKIYKKNNARKGATGAQYQLSELELPTKRPRGLAPPSPTNHTTVMADIIYSIEMFWNSFLELFVSPHLRVSIVLIIIWSTVSFGLYGLMVWCPEYLKLIRATEYKAHTERYNGKEYKNETFTGSLENRQYRNSTFFNCKFTKIVFSHVDFDNCTFQAVEFSSIKSSKTHFTDSEITFSKFVDTDLSEQVFTNCNLKNNTELSLSGPCPTLDLDYNIYIEEALHGHLVAQLAFVPAAALAGLALIILQRPKMIRISLFFSSVAALCLILVGTNSSAVLGFEGGFVAVFAIAWTSLTLVTVESFPTHLRCTGFGLIAAVIRISGLIGTTTYKTLVGAPLIAPALLTALPLLIASLTTFKLPHTHTVFL; from the exons ATGCCCTCGTCGGAGGAGGAAAGTCAGTGGCTCGTTGGCAGCGGGGGTGGTCCCGCATCTACCGGCGGTGGCACGGCATCCGGAACTGGAGAACGCACTGTCACAATTAGAGGAGGATTATACACCGAGGAAATGACGACACAACCGACAAACACGAGCACCGCAGGTGTGAACGCGGCTTCCGCCGATTCCGCCGAACACGATCTCATTGACTCCACCGCTGACGCGACGCTTTTGGCACAATTTCACGAAGACGCTATCAAACAG GCTGGTATTGGTTACTTTCAAATATTGGCTACTCTGTGCACTGGCTTGAGCCTTGCAGCAGACACTGTTGAATTTTTTGTTGTACCATATATTTTACCAAGTGCAGAAGTTGAATTATGCATCGAGGACAATGAGAAAGGATGGCTTA GCAATATTACGCTGATGGGTCTAGCGTTAGGTGGATTATTCTGGGGTGGTCTAGGGGATAGAATTGGAAGACGTAGATCATTGTTATCCGCAATGTCTGTACATGCTTTATTTAGTGGTGTTGCTACTTTTATGCCAACTTATGGCACATTTATGATGGCTAGATTTTGTTCTGCAATAGG AGTAGGAGGATCTTTACCACTGGCATTCACATATCTTGCTGAATGCTGTCCAAGACTAAGCAGAGGTGGTTGGGTAGGTTTTCTTGTGGCAGCAGGAGCACTAGGAGGTGTTTATGCTGCTCTGTTAGCATTGGCAATAGTTCCCACAACTGGTGAAATGGTGGTTCTTGAAAATAAAGAGCACTTCAGTGCTTGGCATCGTTttcttctattttgttggttacCTGCATTATGCTCTACTgttggacttatttttataccaGAAAGTCCAAGGTATTTGGTAGAGGCAGGCAGAGATGTGGAGGCTATGATGGTTTATCAG AAAATATATAAGAAAAACAATGCACGAAAGGGAGCAACAGGTGCACAATATCAGCTGTCTGAATTGGAGCTTCCAACTAAAAGGCCTCGTGGTTTGGCACCTCCTTCTCCTACTAACCACACTACTGTAATGGCTGATATAATTTATTCTATTGAAATG TTTTGGAATTCTTTTCTGGAATTATTTGTATCGCCGCATTTACGCGTGTCGATAGTGCTTATAATTATTTGGTCAACTGTGTCATTTGG TCTGTATGGTCTTATGGTATGGTGCCCTGAATACCTCAAACTTATACGTGCAACGGAATATAAAGCTCATACAGAACGGTATAACggaaaagaatataaaaacgagacatTCACTGGTTCCTTAGAGAATCGTCAATACAGAAATTCGACCTTTTTTAATTGCAA ATTTACTAAGATAGTATTCAGCCATGTAGATTTTGACAATTGTACTTTCCAGGCTGTAGAATTTAGTAGTATAAAGTCCAGTAAAACTCACTTTACGGACAGcgaaattacattttcaaa attTGTGGATACTGATTTATCTGAGCAAGTTTTTACGAACTGTAACTTGAAGAACAATACAGAATTAAGTTTAAGTGGACCCTGCCCGACTCTCGATTTggattacaatatttatatagagGAAGCACTCCATGGTCATCTCGTTGCTCAACTGGCCTTTGTGCCTGCAGCTGCTCTGGCAGGACTAGCACTTATTATACTTCAGCGGCCAAAAATGATTCGCATCTCACTATTCTTTTCTTCGGTAGCTGCCCTATGTCTAATTCTAGTGGGTACGAACAGTTCGGCTGTTCTTGGCTTCGAAGGTGGTTTCGTGGCCGTTTTCGCTATCGCTTGGACGTCACTTACGTTGGTCACAGTCGAGAGCTTCCCTACACATTTGAG GTGTACTGGTTTCGGTTTGATAGCGGCTGTTATAAGAATATCAGGTTTGATAGGAACCACAACTTACAAAACTTTAGTCGGCGCACCCTTAATTGCGCCTGCACTGTTGACTGCATTGCCCTTGTTAATAGCTAGTCTCACAACGTTCAAATTGCCTCACACTCATACAGTTTTCTTATAA
- the LOC117226245 gene encoding synaptic vesicle glycoprotein 2B isoform X4 codes for MDEVLDKSIVKPKYESREIPGYLNDFPAGIGYFQILATLCTGLSLAADTVEFFVVPYILPSAEVELCIEDNEKGWLSNITLMGLALGGLFWGGLGDRIGRRRSLLSAMSVHALFSGVATFMPTYGTFMMARFCSAIGVGGSLPLAFTYLAECCPRLSRGGWVGFLVAAGALGGVYAALLALAIVPTTGEMVVLENKEHFSAWHRFLLFCWLPALCSTVGLIFIPESPRYLVEAGRDVEAMMVYQKIYKKNNARKGATGAQYQLSELELPTKRPRGLAPPSPTNHTTVMADIIYSIEMFWNSFLELFVSPHLRVSIVLIIIWSTVSFGLYGLMVWCPEYLKLIRATEYKAHTERYNGKEYKNETFTGSLENRQYRNSTFFNCKFTKIVFSHVDFDNCTFQAVEFSSIKSSKTHFTDSEITFSKFVDTDLSEQVFTNCNLKNNTELSLSGPCPTLDLDYNIYIEEALHGHLVAQLAFVPAAALAGLALIILQRPKMIRISLFFSSVAALCLILVGTNSSAVLGFEGGFVAVFAIAWTSLTLVTVESFPTHLRCTGFGLIAAVIRISGLIGTTTYKTLVGAPLIAPALLTALPLLIASLTTFKLPHTHTVFL; via the exons ATGGACGAAGTCCTGGACAAATCAATTGTGAAACCGAAATATGAATCGCGAGAAATACCGGGATACCTGAATGATTTTCCA GCTGGTATTGGTTACTTTCAAATATTGGCTACTCTGTGCACTGGCTTGAGCCTTGCAGCAGACACTGTTGAATTTTTTGTTGTACCATATATTTTACCAAGTGCAGAAGTTGAATTATGCATCGAGGACAATGAGAAAGGATGGCTTA GCAATATTACGCTGATGGGTCTAGCGTTAGGTGGATTATTCTGGGGTGGTCTAGGGGATAGAATTGGAAGACGTAGATCATTGTTATCCGCAATGTCTGTACATGCTTTATTTAGTGGTGTTGCTACTTTTATGCCAACTTATGGCACATTTATGATGGCTAGATTTTGTTCTGCAATAGG AGTAGGAGGATCTTTACCACTGGCATTCACATATCTTGCTGAATGCTGTCCAAGACTAAGCAGAGGTGGTTGGGTAGGTTTTCTTGTGGCAGCAGGAGCACTAGGAGGTGTTTATGCTGCTCTGTTAGCATTGGCAATAGTTCCCACAACTGGTGAAATGGTGGTTCTTGAAAATAAAGAGCACTTCAGTGCTTGGCATCGTTttcttctattttgttggttacCTGCATTATGCTCTACTgttggacttatttttataccaGAAAGTCCAAGGTATTTGGTAGAGGCAGGCAGAGATGTGGAGGCTATGATGGTTTATCAG AAAATATATAAGAAAAACAATGCACGAAAGGGAGCAACAGGTGCACAATATCAGCTGTCTGAATTGGAGCTTCCAACTAAAAGGCCTCGTGGTTTGGCACCTCCTTCTCCTACTAACCACACTACTGTAATGGCTGATATAATTTATTCTATTGAAATG TTTTGGAATTCTTTTCTGGAATTATTTGTATCGCCGCATTTACGCGTGTCGATAGTGCTTATAATTATTTGGTCAACTGTGTCATTTGG TCTGTATGGTCTTATGGTATGGTGCCCTGAATACCTCAAACTTATACGTGCAACGGAATATAAAGCTCATACAGAACGGTATAACggaaaagaatataaaaacgagacatTCACTGGTTCCTTAGAGAATCGTCAATACAGAAATTCGACCTTTTTTAATTGCAA ATTTACTAAGATAGTATTCAGCCATGTAGATTTTGACAATTGTACTTTCCAGGCTGTAGAATTTAGTAGTATAAAGTCCAGTAAAACTCACTTTACGGACAGcgaaattacattttcaaa attTGTGGATACTGATTTATCTGAGCAAGTTTTTACGAACTGTAACTTGAAGAACAATACAGAATTAAGTTTAAGTGGACCCTGCCCGACTCTCGATTTggattacaatatttatatagagGAAGCACTCCATGGTCATCTCGTTGCTCAACTGGCCTTTGTGCCTGCAGCTGCTCTGGCAGGACTAGCACTTATTATACTTCAGCGGCCAAAAATGATTCGCATCTCACTATTCTTTTCTTCGGTAGCTGCCCTATGTCTAATTCTAGTGGGTACGAACAGTTCGGCTGTTCTTGGCTTCGAAGGTGGTTTCGTGGCCGTTTTCGCTATCGCTTGGACGTCACTTACGTTGGTCACAGTCGAGAGCTTCCCTACACATTTGAG GTGTACTGGTTTCGGTTTGATAGCGGCTGTTATAAGAATATCAGGTTTGATAGGAACCACAACTTACAAAACTTTAGTCGGCGCACCCTTAATTGCGCCTGCACTGTTGACTGCATTGCCCTTGTTAATAGCTAGTCTCACAACGTTCAAATTGCCTCACACTCATACAGTTTTCTTATAA